One Mycolicibacterium rufum genomic window, CAGCGCTCGGTGAAGCCCGAGAGCGCGTCGGCCGCGGCGGACCAGTCGGCGATCACCGCGTCGACGTGACCGGGGGTCGTGCCGCCTTCGAGCAGGTCGAGCAGCTTTTGGCAGGTCTGGCGCGGGCCCTGCGCGACGACCTGCACGCGACCGTCGGGTTTGT contains:
- a CDS encoding acylphosphatase, producing MLGESDVRLTAWVHGHVQGVGFRWWTRSRALELGLTGFAANKPDGRVQVVAQGPRQTCQKLLDLLEGGTTPGHVDAVIADWSAAADALSGFTER